One window from the genome of Anopheles merus strain MAF chromosome 3R, AmerM5.1, whole genome shotgun sequence encodes:
- the LOC121595797 gene encoding endocuticle structural glycoprotein SgAbd-1-like isoform X2 codes for MTSFSFTCALVLVIVACGATAKPQNQYAHSSYNKNTGVRNTSVGHRLTNQHQQYQQQQHQQHQQHQHQQQQQHQSQNHFAHQHQPQALRAPLLPPHNPTQFSQRLQQPFPNAIRPFVPITSYSNDVSYDGSYSYAYTTGDGQQQQAQGYLKNAGRKDLEAQAVQGSYSYTSPEGQLITVTYIADENGFRAEGAHLPTPPPIPEAIQKSLALIAQTQPVSAQFNAAYNQPRFHQAGHVPSASGHNYNRYG; via the exons ATGACTAGTTTCTCCTTTACG TGCGCGTTGGTGCTTGTGATTGTGGCGTGTGGTGCTACCGCCAAACCCCAGAATCAGTACGCGCACTCTAGCTACAACAAGAATACGGGAGTGCGTAATACGTCCGTTGGCCATCGGCTGACTAATCAGCACcagcagtaccagcagcaacagcaccagcagcaccagcagcaccagcatcagcagcagcaacagcaccaatCGCAGAACCATTTTGCACACCAGCATCAGCCGCAAGCCTTACGTGCACCGTTGCTGCCCCCGCATAACCCAACTCAGTTTAGCCAAAGATTACAG CAACCGTTCCCGAACGCAATCCGTCCCTTCGTACCAATCACCTCCTACAGCAATGACGTTTCGTACGATGGCAGCTACTCGTACGCGTATACGACCGGCgacggacagcagcagcaggcacagggatatttgaaaaatgcCGGTCGTAAGGACCTGGAGGCACAGGCCGTGCAGGGCTCGTACTCGTACACCTCTCCCGAGGGTCAGCTGATTACGGTGACCTACATTGCAGATGAGAACG GTTTCCGTGCGGAAGGTGCTCATCTGCCTACGCCACCACCGATCCCGGAGGCAATCCAGAAATCGCTTGCCCTGATCGCCCAGACGCAACCGGTTTCGGCCCAGTTCAATGCCGCCTACAACCAGCCCCGCTTCCACCAGGCCGGTCACGTTCCGTCGGCCAGTGGACACAATTACAACCGATACGGTTAA
- the LOC121595797 gene encoding endocuticle structural glycoprotein SgAbd-1-like isoform X1: protein MTSFSFTQCALVLVIVACGATAKPQNQYAHSSYNKNTGVRNTSVGHRLTNQHQQYQQQQHQQHQQHQHQQQQQHQSQNHFAHQHQPQALRAPLLPPHNPTQFSQRLQQPFPNAIRPFVPITSYSNDVSYDGSYSYAYTTGDGQQQQAQGYLKNAGRKDLEAQAVQGSYSYTSPEGQLITVTYIADENGFRAEGAHLPTPPPIPEAIQKSLALIAQTQPVSAQFNAAYNQPRFHQAGHVPSASGHNYNRYG, encoded by the exons ATGACTAGTTTCTCCTTTACG CAGTGCGCGTTGGTGCTTGTGATTGTGGCGTGTGGTGCTACCGCCAAACCCCAGAATCAGTACGCGCACTCTAGCTACAACAAGAATACGGGAGTGCGTAATACGTCCGTTGGCCATCGGCTGACTAATCAGCACcagcagtaccagcagcaacagcaccagcagcaccagcagcaccagcatcagcagcagcaacagcaccaatCGCAGAACCATTTTGCACACCAGCATCAGCCGCAAGCCTTACGTGCACCGTTGCTGCCCCCGCATAACCCAACTCAGTTTAGCCAAAGATTACAG CAACCGTTCCCGAACGCAATCCGTCCCTTCGTACCAATCACCTCCTACAGCAATGACGTTTCGTACGATGGCAGCTACTCGTACGCGTATACGACCGGCgacggacagcagcagcaggcacagggatatttgaaaaatgcCGGTCGTAAGGACCTGGAGGCACAGGCCGTGCAGGGCTCGTACTCGTACACCTCTCCCGAGGGTCAGCTGATTACGGTGACCTACATTGCAGATGAGAACG GTTTCCGTGCGGAAGGTGCTCATCTGCCTACGCCACCACCGATCCCGGAGGCAATCCAGAAATCGCTTGCCCTGATCGCCCAGACGCAACCGGTTTCGGCCCAGTTCAATGCCGCCTACAACCAGCCCCGCTTCCACCAGGCCGGTCACGTTCCGTCGGCCAGTGGACACAATTACAACCGATACGGTTAA
- the LOC121595798 gene encoding endocuticle structural glycoprotein SgAbd-8-like produces the protein MKVIICACVVLLLAFGGVECAPQGPATEPIPIIRQEQEVNPDGSYSWSYETGNGIVAEEQGFLKNPGTEQEAQVAQGEYSYTAPDGQLIRVQYIADENGFQPLGDHLPTPPPIPPAIQRALEYLASLPPSDDASRRY, from the exons ATGAAAGTGATA ATTTGCGCCTGTGTCGTGCTGTTGCTGGCGTTCGGCGGCGTGGAATGTGCTCCACAGGGACCGGCTACCGAACCGATTCCCATCATACGCCAAGAGCAGGAGGTGAACCCAGACGGAAGCTACAGTTGGAGTTACGAGACGGGCAATGGTATTGTGGCAGAGGAGCAGGGTTTTCTGAAAAATCCTGGCACTGAGCAGGAAGCACAG GTGGCTCAAGGAGAGTATTCGTACACCGCACCGGACGGACAGCTCATTCGGGTGCAGTACATTGCGGACGAGAACGGTTTCCAGCCGCTCGGTGATCACCTGCCTACGCCACCACCGATCCCGCCAGCAATCCAGCGTGCGCTCGAGTACTTGGCCAGTCTGCCACCGAGTGATGATGCTTCGCGGAGGTACTGA
- the LOC121595793 gene encoding pupal cuticle protein 36-like, which produces MKVFLLATLVAACSCARLDNNYLPPPGAAAAGGGPGLTAPSPVGGSRPGGTPGGPGGSGGFGGSGTAPGSGGFGGGAPSGAGFGGAGPSAGGFGGQAQRPGGVGGGPAAGRPGTPAPAYGPPSSGFGGGAPSSFGGGSGAPSGGFSSGGSGFGGGAPGAAPAGPSQPPIEIISYENMNNGDGTYKYSYETANGIKVQEQGEIKNKGSDNEIPSVQGSYSYTAPDGQVITVTYIADENGFQPQGDHLPTPPPIPAEIQKGLDAIAAAQAAGGSAGGPGGPSGAGGYPGAGKPSQGYPGSVTGSGGYPSGAGGPGATGPAGGRPGQGGYPSGPAGGSAGYPAAGGPAAPGGGAGYPSGGPGAPAAPRPSAPGRPSGNGSFNPQSGYQY; this is translated from the exons ATGAAAGTT TTCTTGCTCGCAACGCTGGTAGCGGCTTGCTCGTGTGCCCGCCTGGACAACAATTATCTACCTCCGCCGggagcggctgctgctggaggtggTCCCGGGCTGACGGCTCCTTCGCCGGTCGGTGGTTCCCGCCCTGGCGGTACACCTGGTGGTCCGGGTGGATCCGGGGGCTTCGGAGGTTCAGGAACGGCACCGGGTAGTGGTGGCTTTGGAGGTGGTGCTCCGTCGGGAGCAGGATTTGGTGGTGCCGGCCCAAGTGCCGGTGGTTTCGGAGGACAAGCGCAACGACCTGGTGGAGTTG GAGGAGGCCCAGCTGCTGGTCGTCCAGGAACCCCGGCACCTGCTTATGGTCCACCTTCGAGTGGATTTGGTGGAGGTGCACCATCATCCTTTGGCGGCGGTTCTGGAGCACCTTCGGGTGGATTCTCGTCGGGAGGCAGTGGATTTGGTGGAGGTGCCCCAGGAGCTGCCCCAGCTGGTCCAAGTCAACCACCGATAGAAATCATTTCCTACGAAAACATGAACAACGGCGATGGAACCTACAAATACAG CTACGAAACGGCCAACGGTATTAAGGTGCAGGAGCAGGGTGAGATCAAGAACAAGGGTTCCGACAATGAGATTCCAAGCGTGCAGGGTTCCTACTCCTATACCGCTCCGGACGGGCAGGTTATCACTGTGACGTATATCGCGGACGAGAATGGATTCCAGCCACAGGGAGATCATCTGCCAACGCCACCGCCGATTCCGGCAGAGATTCAGAAGGGACTTGATGCGATCGCTGCCGCTCAGGCTGCTGGTGGTAGTGCCGGAGGCCCAGGAGGTCCAAGCGGTGCTGGTGGCTATCCTGGTGCTGGCAAGCCATCCCAAGGCTATCCCGGCTCGGTGACTGGTTCGGGTGGATATCCTTCCGGAGCTGGCGGTCCAGGAGCCACCGGTCCTGCTGGTGGACGTCCTGGCCAGGGAGGCTACCCGAGTGGACCGGCCGGTGGTTCGGCTGGCTATCCTGCCGCTGGAGGTCCTGCCGCACCCGGAGGTGGCGCTGGATATCCATCGGGTGGTCCGGGAGCTCCCGCAGCTCCGCGTCCCAGCGCACCCGGAAGACCGTCGGGCAATGGGTCGTTTAATCCTCAGTCCGGTTATCAGTATTAA